In Vanessa tameamea isolate UH-Manoa-2023 chromosome 25, ilVanTame1 primary haplotype, whole genome shotgun sequence, a single window of DNA contains:
- the LOC113403516 gene encoding mannose-1-phosphate guanyltransferase alpha-A, translating into MLKAVILIGGPQKGTRFRPLSLDTPKPLFPIAGLPLIQHHIAACAKLTDCKEILIIGSYTTVTMTPFVSEMQKEYHVIIRYLQEFTPLGTGGGLYHFRDQIRAGNPTAFFLLNGDVCADFPLKELWAFHEEKSTAIVTIMGTEATRQQSVHYGCMVREPNTKAVTHYVEKPSSYISTLINCGVYVCSLQVFHTMADAFQRKQDGFYNGNGQGSAHPGYMSWEQDVLALLAGTNKLYAIQVTNWWSQVKTAGSAIYANRHYLELHRDRLSHAPCNILPDVFVHPTAVVDSTAVIGPNVSIGAGVTVKAGVRIKESIILNNATIHEHTLIMYSVVGQEASVGEWSRVEGTPSDPDPNKPFAKMDNTPLFNNEGRLNPSISILGAGVVVPAETILLNSIVLPHKHLTRSFKHEIIL; encoded by the exons gaACAAGATTTCGTCCCCTCTCTCTTGATACACCAAAACCACTGTTCCCGATAGCTGGTCTACCGTTGATACAACATCACATAGCAGCATGTGCAAAGCTGACAGATTGTAAAGAGATCCTCATAATTGGTTCGTACACCACAGTGACTATGACTCCGTTTGTTAGTGAAATGCAGAAGGAATATCACGTTATAATAAG atATCTTCAAGAATTCACTCCACTTGGCACTGGAGGAGGACTCTACCACTTCCGGGACCAAATTAGAGCAGGAAATCCTACAGCATTCTTTCTTCTCAATGGCGATGTTTGCGCTGACTTCCCGCTTAAGGAATTATGGGCATTTCATGAAGAAAAATCAACTGCTATa gtCACAATAATGGGAACAGAAGCGACTCGTCAACAATCAGTTCACTATGGCTGTATGGTTCGTGAGCCTAACACAAAGGCCGTGACACATTACGTGGAGAAGCCGAGCAGCTATATATCTACACTGATCAACTGTGGAGTTTACGTGTGTTCGTTACAAGTGTTTCACACAATGGCTGATGCATTTCAAAGGAAACAGGATGGTTTTTACAA tggTAACGGTCAAGGAAGTGCCCACCCTGGCTACATGTCCTGGGAACAAGATGTTCTGGCATTGCTCGCAGGAACTAACAAATTATATGCAATacag gtaacaAATTGGTGGTCACAAGTGAAAACGGCCGGTTCAGCGATATACGCGAACCGTCATTACCTGGAATTGCATCGAGATCGGCTCAGCCATGCGCCTTGCAACATCCTACCCGATGTGTTTGTTCATCCCACCGCTGTGGTTGACAGTACTGCTGTG ATCGGTCCGAACGTGTCCATCGGCGCAGGAGTGACCGTGAAAGCGGGCGTCAGAATCAAGGAATCTATAATATTGAACAACGCGACAATACACGAACACACCCTGATCATGTATTCCGTTG TCGGTCAAGAAGCGTCAGTAGGCGAGTGGTCTCGTGTGGAAGGGACACCCTCTGACCCGGACCCCAACAAGCCCTTCGCTAAGATGGACAACACTCCGCTCTTCAACAATGAGGGCAGACTTAACCCGTCTATAAGTATATTAG GTGCCGGTGTGGTGGTTCCAGCTGAGACGATTCTCCTGAACTCTATCGTGTTACCGCATAAACATTTAACGAGAAGTTTTAAACACGAGATTAtcttatag